A stretch of DNA from Virgibacillus proomii:
ACTACTGTTCAACAAGGTAATCAATTGCATTAAACAAAACAAAATCGATTCCGAAAATTAACTACATTTTTTGAGTAATTTAAACATTATAGGATTCTGTAGATGTTCTATCTGCAGAATCTTATTTAAATGAAGGATAGGCTTCAGTTAGTAGAAAAAATGATCGCGTTCTTAAAGTTCTTATTAGAGAGTGCTTGATTAATAAAGAAGTTTTTGAATCCGTCATTAATCACATGACGATGCCTGCCCTAAAGTTTCACTTTATCGTATAAGAAAAACGATGGCTATCGCTAAGGGCTTGGCGATAAGCCAAGCTTTTCCAAACACAAACAAACCGAACAATTATAAATGAATTGTTCGGTTTGTGCTATTTAGTATTTGCTTATGTCCCAGCCCTTTTTAGATGTACGCTATAGCATCTTATTTTAGCTAGTAATACTTCTCTTTCTTACCTTCGACATCGAGAGCATAATCGTGACTAGTGAAAGGCTTATCAATATTCCTCCAACCATAGCATTTTTCTCAACGGAAGCCTGTTCAATAACAATTCCACCAATAAGAGAACCAAATGCGATACCAAAATGCAGTGCAGAATTATTTAAGCTTTGTTGAATATCCGCTGTCTCAGGCGCAGACTCAATCAAATAACTTTGTAAAGCTGGAGTAATTGCCCAGCTCATCATTCCCCAAATAATCATCACTATAATAAATAAGGCTAAAACCGAAGTCGTATATGGAAGCGTAAAAATGGATAAAGAGAAAATAATCAGCGTTGTGATCATTGTTCTTTTAGATCCAAACCGATCCGATAATGTTCCTCCGACACCACCACCGCTTACAGCAGCAATACCGAAGATAAAATAAAAGACGCTTAACCAGCTTCCACTAATACCCATCGTCATTTTGACAAATGGGGTGAAATAAGCATATAAAATCGTATGTCCAGCCATAAATAAAAAGGTTGTACCATGCGCTAAAAAGATCTTACTTTCTTTTAAGGAGTTGATTTGCTCCTTTAAGGATACTTGCGGTTTAGGCGGAACCTTGTCCATCAATAAATAAACTCCAAGCATGGATAAAATCGTTAAAAATACAATGAATAGAAAAGGAGCCCTCCAGCCAAACGCATTACCCAGTACTAGACCAATCGGCACTCCTAAGACAATCGACCCGCTAATCCCCATCGAAACAAAACCAATGGCACGACCACGGTGCTTTTCACTTCCTATATTTGCAGCGATGGTTAAGCATAATATAATCAGCAATGAACCACTTGCTGCTGAAAGCATTCGTCCGATAAATAGCACACTGTAAACAGGGCTAAAGGCAACAAGTAAATTACTAAGCGAAAAAATGAATAAGAAAATAAGGGTTAGACG
This window harbors:
- a CDS encoding MFS transporter, whose translation is MDKRVYLLTIVSFVVGMVELIIGGILDLVAEDLHVSLGKAGLLITVFSLVFAITAPLLMIATAKIERKRLTLIFLFIFSLSNLLVAFSPVYSVLFIGRMLSAASGSLLIILCLTIAANIGSEKHRGRAIGFVSMGISGSIVLGVPIGLVLGNAFGWRAPFLFIVFLTILSMLGVYLLMDKVPPKPQVSLKEQINSLKESKIFLAHGTTFLFMAGHTILYAYFTPFVKMTMGISGSWLSVFYFIFGIAAVSGGGVGGTLSDRFGSKRTMITTLIIFSLSIFTLPYTTSVLALFIIVMIIWGMMSWAITPALQSYLIESAPETADIQQSLNNSALHFGIAFGSLIGGIVIEQASVEKNAMVGGILISLSLVTIMLSMSKVRKRSITS